The Hypanus sabinus isolate sHypSab1 chromosome 19, sHypSab1.hap1, whole genome shotgun sequence genomic sequence ttttcattttctgCATAGTGTGACTTCTGAGGATGATGATCAGTTCCCTCCAAAACACGCACAAACCTCCAAATGTAAAGGTCAACACACTGCTCCACCATTGTTCCAGATCCAGAGTTGAAGCAGTGAACTGATCACGAGTTAGATCCTTGGTGTGTTCACTCTTCCCCTGTGAGAGGATATCTGTGCAACCAGAGCAGCGCTATACCTACAATGAAAAGCGCTGTAAgttggtgggggtggtggagtggGGGAATGTTGTCAATGTATCTGCAGAAGAGAGCCCCATTCCTTATCTTCTGTAGGACTGAATTCTACTCAGAAATCAGTCAAATGAATAAATGATAAGGAAATACTTTTGCATACCAAATATAGCTGAGCCCAGCTTCTCGGCCGAAGAGAAGAAAATGCCATTCGCCATTTGATTTTCTAGTATCTGGTGACTTGTACTCAGATGAAAGTCATAGTTAACTGGGTGCCCATGGTGAATGAGTCACCCAACTGACAGGTGGACAGGGCTGATGTTTCGTAATTGCCTGAAACTGTTATTGTCAAGTTTCCAGATGTGATTGCATAAGCTAACGTATCAGCCCATGATTCAGGTACAATCACAAACGAGATGAGAACTTTGATTAAGCTCAATTGAGCTCACACTTTTTAAGCACGAGTTGAAGTTTTAACTTTCCTCTTTGATGGTTGAGTACTTCAGTATGTGATATATTTAATGTCTGGACTATTAGGGAAGGATAATTCCAGTTTTAGAAATGAGAACAGGCTACTCTTCAGTGGCTCAGTCAACACCAAGGCTAAAATGGAATGCGGGAAAAATAATCGATAATAAGTAGGTCAAATAATCAGGCATGTACCCAAAAAATATTTTGTTCTATATTACTGTGGTGTTTTGCTCTTATCTTGCTCTGTCTTATCATATCATTAAACCAGTATCTGAAGATCTCACACACAGCCTACTGATTCTCAGCAAGCTGTCAGGATTGCAGTCTCTTGTATTCGCTTCACTTTATTAGTCATTCTGCACCTAAGGTGCAGTAAGTAGAAGAATTTCTTACTCCCAAAACAAATATTTCCCTTTCATGTTGAAACAGGGCCTTGGGAAACAAAGTACAGTATTAAATTAACCAAAAGGGaattctacaaatgctggaaatccagagtaacacacgtgaaatgctggaggaactcagcaggtcaggcagcatctatggaaatgaataaacaatcaatgtttttggccaagacccttcttcaggactgaaggggAAGGGTCTTCCCTTGCATTGACGAGACCTGACACAAGTTGGGggtccactttgttgagcacatcCACTCTGGtcaccaaaagtggaatttcccagtgggcacccattttaattcctatcaccattcccattccaacatgttggtctatGACCTCCTCTTTTGCTACGATGAAGCCATACTCTGGGTGGAGGGGCTAACCCCTCATATTCTGTCTCAGgatcctccaacttgatggcatgaacgttgatttctcctgctggtaatttttttcctcctcatttccacttCTTCTATTccgcactctggcctcttacctctttgcATCACCTCCCCccagtgcccctccttcttccctttcttgcatggtccaccctcctctcaagattccttcttctccagccctttacctttcccacaacctggcttcacctatcatgttTTAAGATagttctccttccctcccccccccaacattTTTTCCCagtgtcttctcccttcctttccagtcctcctgaacaaagatctcagcccaaaacgatgactgtttattcatttccataggtggtGCCTAAacagctgaattccttcagcattttgtgtgtgttaaagtATTTAGCAAATTTAGCCAAAGATCAATGCAAATATTTTATTTGCTTTTGGGAATACTCATCCCCTCTCTGAGAGACTGGGATATGTCTAACAATAATGTATATGTTTCAATTCCTATTACTGAAATAATTAATGTAAAGGAATCCAAAAAAAGCAATATAATTTGCTACGTTTGGAGTGCAATATAGATGATTTAGTTTGGAACTCTTAGAATCTGCCTTGATGCCAGATCACTTCACCTCTTTGCAGTTACTAATTGTTCCCAGAAGTTCTGCTCACCATCATTTGTGCTGTCTCCCAGTTTACAACGATAGGGCTAACTTCAGAAAATCGTTTATGACATTTGCCTGAATTGGAGAATTGGTCAGGTTAGAGTTGTGATTGTTCTGCATTAAGTGCTACCATTTTTATAGCAGAAGTAGTCTCACAAAATTACCTGAAGAATTACTAGTGAAAGTAAACTAAAATAAATTATTTGTCAAGGTGCAAAGGCTTTCTGcgatgtaatggaatttgtaatTTTTCTTTACATACAGCCAAAAGATATTTGATTTACATCACTGGAATATGTGTGGTCCTCATTATGTTGGGAGTTGGAGTGTTTCTAATTAAAAAGCTTGGTAAGTTATTTACATTATTTTAAATAGATCCAGTTTACATTTTATAACATTTTATTTGTGTTAAGTAAAATAGTACATATTCAGATTTAAGACTGAATTTGAAATGAAACAAACCAAATAGGAGATGAAATGATGATAAGAAGGTATTACTGCCTATGGGGCATCATGCTACAGAAGCTGTCTGCCTACTGTCCTTACTATCAGGTTTAGTGTAAATTGGTCCTGATAATTAGGTTTTCATTTTGCCTCAGCTACATTTTACTTCATAAGGCATTGCCCAGTTTCTACCATCACCTCTATGACCAAAATTATGTATCTGAATACCTGGAAGCTCCTTTCTTAAATCTACTGCATTAATGTAAAGGTTGCTTGCTTCCTAGCTGTACCAGATGGCAACCTTTTCTAAGACCCAGAAAGATTAACATCAAACCACATGAGTGTAAAGCAAAAAGAAGAGTTTGAACTATTCAAAAGCAGCATTTGTTCAGAGAGCTGCATCTAGCTTGCCCACATTAGTGATATAATTTTTAGATGGTGTTTACTGAGCCCAAGTAGATTTGCTGACAAGCTATTGAGGTCAGTTAAGTATGTTGTTAGGGGCAACATGGTTGTTCAATAAAGTATTCTTTtaaagatataaccatataacaaatacagcactgaaacaggccatctcggcccttttagtctgtgccgaatgcttactctcacaaaGATCTTGAATAAAATAATTTGGGATGAAACGGTCTAAATCCATAATAAATTTGAAAGCTGCAGGGAAGTTCAACGTTCATTGTGATTTGAATTTGCACTTCTTTAACCAGTTTAAATTTAACTCTCATTTACAGGCAAAACCAATGAGAAATTCTTGTTCACCAGCGTTACAGAGCCATTACAACCAGTTAAAGTCCTAATCATTTATGCAGCGGATAATGAAAAGTTTCAAAATGTTATCTTGGCTTTTGCTGATTTCCTGCACAGTTTCAATGGAATCAAGGTAATCATCGATATTTGGCAAAGAAGGTGCATTGCTGAAATGGGCCCAGCTCAGTGGCTTGCTGCTCAGAAGGAAAAAGCTGATAAAATCATTATTGTCATCTCAAAAAGTGCTAAAATGAAATGGGATGCCATTTGTTGCGAAACAACCACAGATCAAAGATTGAGCTATTCAGAGGACATGTATTCtattgccttaaatatattttgtAGTGATCTGCAAAGTAACTCTAATCTACGTAAGTACTGCATTGTCTATTTTGATGCAACATGCTGTGCCAAAGATATACCTGGTATATACAGTCCATGTGAGAAATACTGCCTTGGAAAGGACATAAATAAGCTTTTCAAAAATCTGCACAATTCTTCACATAAAGTACGAAGTAAATCTTCTTCTCTGTGGCCTTATTTCAATTACAACATTTTATTTAATCACAAGATGAAAGATGTGATTTTGAAATTAATAGAATGGCAGAAAGTCCAACCTACTTCAAATCTATTTGAGAATCCCGTGGAGGGTTTGGAATTGCAATGTGCAGAAGATCTTCAGATTGATATTGAAAACACCTGCCCTTAGTTATAAAGTGGATTATATACATAACAAAAAATCCTGGCTCTTTGCTTAAGTCACACTGTACCTCAGTATTTACTCTATTAAAACATCCGCCAAATCTCTTCAATTCTGTTCTAAAGAAGACAAAAGTGAAAGCTCAATCCCAGAACCATTTCAGTAAATATCCTTTTGATAAAACTCCAAGGTTGTGGCATCCATTTTGTGCCCAGAAATGAATGCACCAAGCAAGACCAAACTATTCTTTTTTGAAGATTTACTATAACTATTGTATTATATCTTTATACTGTTTCACTTGTTAATAAAGTCAAGGTTCCTCAGTTCGCTTTTCTTTATAAAATGGGGTTCTCAACTTGAAGTGCTGAATTTAAAAGTTGTAGTTGTACACTGCTTTAAGCTAATTTTTCAGTTGTATAATTTAGTTTATATAAATAATATATAATACAGATGTTTATATGTTGTAACCCCATTTCTACTGTGAGTTTTGAGTTTTCTTTAAATGTtaactttctcttaaattttgaagtAGATCATGAATTTTTGAAAATTTTGCCAGGCGTTTTCTGTGTATTAGAGTGCCAATTTGGTGTAAATCTAACTAACTTCAGTAAAGTAACACCATGGTTTTAAATGAGATTGTTGTGTACCTAGAATTACAAGTATCTCTTAACCACAAATCTTAATaagtattcacaagaaaaaaatggTGTCCTTTCCTTGTTTTACACAGAGCTGCAAAACTCAAGACAGCTATTACTATATATAAAAACTATTAGTATCCTATCATCctttctctttccatctctcccttttaaaacacatttgtttttttaaattttcttttctaAAAGTCAGAAGTCTAatgaaaaggaagaaataagcaACATTATTACTAATAAAGAAATAGTGCTGGGGAAATTAATGGCATAGAATGCTGATAAATCCCTGGGATTTGAAAATCTGCATTCTTCAGTACCTAAAAGAGCAGCCTTAAAAATAATAGGTGTATTGATTCAAATCTTCCTAAATTTCATAGATTGTGGAGAATTTGCAACCCTGCAGATTGGAGAAGGGCAAATATTTGCCCACTACTtaaaaaaggaaaggagaaaaATCAAATTTCACACTGAACAGCTTATTAATATGTTAAAACTTTTATGAAGTTAGGCTTTGCCGccccaatcacaggacagtttacaatgactaattaacctaccgattggtacatctttggactgtgggaagaaacccacgtggtcattgggggggggcggaggggagggagagggagagagagggggagggggagagggggagggggagagggagagggagggagagggggagggggagggagggggagagagggggagggagggggagagagggggagggagggggagagagggggagggagggggagagagggggagggagggggagagagggggagggagggagggagagggagggagggagagagagggagggagggagagagagggggagggagggagggggagagagggggagggagggggagagagggggagagagggggagagagggggagggagggggagagagggggagggagggggagagagggggagggagggggagagagggggagggagggggagagagggggagggagggagggggagagaggggagggggagagagggtgaggggggagggagggagagagagagagagagagagagggagagagagagaatattgtACCGAGAGTCACTAGAACTAGAACAGTATGGCACaggatcaggccattcagcccaaaatgttgtgccgaaccagctaaaaagcaaatcaaaaacacccaaacactattcCCTCCTAGctgcaccatgtccatatccctccatctcccttacatccatgtgcctatcccaggcatgggcaaactacggcccgcgggccatatgcggcccgttaagctttttaatccggcccgcagaacttgatgaaattatattaataaaccttgttaacgttttttc encodes the following:
- the LOC132377789 gene encoding interleukin-17 receptor B isoform X2 encodes the protein MCNSNSILNQRSIQALKATRICVASTKTTCFRCNYNATFKSSWNPQKQRWHFHYMDYPVNPATSYTVRASNIPTSNINEYAPEKSARVQTPGCDHVTMMSHIKCKAAHWKPNITACLVNNGVVINFTTSANAHEYDVKLSMCNKSSPSLNRTSIPQKNGSRISITFVRNDVLDLAENICVKIKPYFKECYHSCKKHEMVLQHCKTNENIIASPRNEAVSLEEKSNNAKRYLIYITGICVVLIMLGVGVFLIKKLGKTNEKFLFTSVTEPLQPVKVLIIYAADNEKFQNVILAFADFLHSFNGIKVIIDIWQRRCIAEMGPAQWLAAQKEKADKIIIVISKSAKMKWDAICCETTTDQRLSYSEDMYSIALNIFCSDLQSNSNLRKYCIVYFDATCCAKDIPGIYSPCEKYCLGKDINKLFKNLHNSSHKVRSKSSSLWPYFNYNILFNHKMKDVILKLIEWQKVQPTSNLFENPVEGLELQCAEDLQIDIENTCP